From the genome of Dermochelys coriacea isolate rDerCor1 chromosome 1, rDerCor1.pri.v4, whole genome shotgun sequence:
aatacttcttcgcacagtcaacctgtggaattgttgccagaggatattgtgaaggccaaaacggtaacaagattcaaaaaagaactatgtaagttcatggaggacaggcccatcaatggttattagccaggacgATCAGGGATAGAAcatcatgctctgagtgtcctagcctctgtttgccagaagctgggaatgggcgacaggggatggatcactcaatgattgtctgttctgttcattccctctggggcacctggcattggctgctgtcggaagacaggatactgggctagatggatatattcatctgacccagtatgtctgtTCTTATAGTCTAAGTACTTGCTGTTTCCATTGGTCTCAGCTCATTAGGTGGGAACTgcagttgctcagcacctctggaaatcaggccacttatttaggtgtttGGACACCTGCATTTGAACATTTTCAGTGGATCTTAGAAAAATGTTAagactgttatttattatttgttttacagtgtCACCTAGAGACcctagctgagatcagggcctcttTGTGGAAGGCAGCATACAAACACAAAGTAATGgacagcccctgcctgcaggagATTACAAGCTAAGTAGACAAAAGGTGGAAGGGGTGTAGCCTATAGGACTAACCTGCTCgcttgtatatatatatatatatatcttttcttatagtTTAAGTATTTGGTTTATTGTAATAGGtttatagatttatattaaagtaaGTTTGGCTGTAATGCAAGAGACCTACAGGCCATATCCTGTATGTTAAcctaaggcaaagttagcatatcTATATTAAGACCTTTTACTCAGAAAGCAAAGTTGACCTATATCTTGTTACCTAAATAGATAAGTACCCACACCTGTGTCTATGACCTTTTATTTAGACCAATAGACAATGGAGAATggcatgtttttttccccccaatttgtACCCACagacttaacaggtacaccacaaggaAACATATGTGCATAGGTACATGTCATCAATAAGCACATACATACTAGCCTATGGGGTAAGCGTACCCTAacattttgtggatgaggaatgAAATGTGGGCATAGGAGTAAGGATTTCCAGCACTTTCCCTATAAAAGAGGTAACCCATCTCGCTAGAGTACTCCATTTTCTCACTTACTCTGTCTTACTTACTTTCACTCActctttctattttattttattctatctaTCTACTATGACTACTACTATTAGTAGGCTATACTTGTTCTTCTTAAACTTTAAGTTTCAAAGGAACTAGGCTAAGCTTGGTTTCCCTAAGTTTTATTCTTAGTTTGTTTATTAGGTTTTGATTTTAAGTTTAAATTAGTCAAGTAAACCCTAAGTTCACTTTAATAGCTCTTAGCATTAGTTTTTCTAAGCTCTGCATCCCTCACTCAAGAATTGAGAAACCTGAACTGCAAGGCTGGTCCTGTGTCTCTTACCACCAGGTTATCAAGGAAGGATGTGAGTATATTAACCAAAGCTTTGTTACATATAATACTATTTTATCATATGTATCTTTTGAATAGCAGTAATGCAATTGTAACTTTGTAACTCTGGGTATTTTACCATTTACTTACTcttattgattttaataaaaagtctttAAGGCTATATCTGTCTCAGTGTGAGCTTCCTGTCATACCCTCAAAGGTCCTTTGTAAATTCTGTAGAGCCTGATTTAGGACAAGAACTTTTATCTTCTGATCAAACAGATTGGTGAGCATAAAACCCAtactaattaatattaataattaattattattattattgattaattaaattaatttaaaaataaatttaaattgatacatTAAATTAATATTGTTAGTACACCATAAATCAGGCTAAAGGGGAAAGGGCGGCATGGggagcagatcagtggcagagctgggggaataGACCCCAGGTCTCATGAATCCCACCCAGTGATTTATCCATGCTGCCTCTAAGATGTTCGGAAAATGATATTGAGATGCTTGGTTTGTAAATAAGGCTCTTTTTAAAAGCCAGAAAATGTGTCTGGAACAGACAGCTAAGTGAGTGTAATAAGAATGTCGCCCTTAAATGGCTACTATGACTAAGGTTAGTAAATAGTATAAACCCTGTTGTTTCAGTATAAATCAGTCACTAGCATTAGCTTTAGTATTTTTTGTAATTGTTACAATTTAATTGCTTCGCTCACTCTTGCAGACCATGACAGGTACATCAGGCGGGTACATGTCTCCTGAGTCTCCTGACATTCCAAAAATGTCATGACATTTTCACAGGACATCAGTGAGAATGTCAGTGGAATCTGGCCACTGCATAGATAAATATTGAAGAGGAAAGACAGGCTGGAAAGTAATTAGTTACTGATTTATTAAATGATTGaatttttcatttcttatttCATATGAGGCTCCTTCATCCACTCCTGGTCTTCGTTGGAGCATAACTGTGAAAACAAGATTGATGCTAAATTACAGGCCATACAatcaggccaacattttcaggaGTGTTCACTTTGGATGCTTCAGCTTTTGTGTGCCCAACATGAGACATATGGCACCTGATTTTAAGAGGCACAAAGGATCCACAGTCCTATTGTGTTGTAGTAGTTATAGTGGTAGCATGCTTCACTCTAGGACAAAAGTATACTTGGTAGCATTGTATGATTGCTGTCCCCCTCAAAATGAAGTgtatcacaaaaggttttctccagTAGCCAAATTCTTAAATAAAACAGATATTCACCTTTTCCAGTAATCATGGGGGGTGAAGAGACATATACATTCTAAAATGTTCTGAAGACCCTACTAAAGAGGGAAATGTGCCTTTCAGTGTAATGCAGGCCATGGCAGGCATATTTCtcatctcacaccagttttatacaGATGTAACTTCACTGACATATTGATGCAGTTCACCGTCTTTTAAAGTGAAGTGAGAATCTGGTTCACTGACTCTAAAATATGAGTCAACGTGGAGCAGTCACCATTTCAGTTCATTTCACACTGCCGAGGCTTCTTAAGGGCAGAGAGCAAAGAGATATTTACATCAAACACTGCTGGTGATGTTGTCAATGTATATTACAAGGTTGTAATTATGTTTCTGGAACTCTTCTGTAAGATGTAGAAATCGCACTTGGCACTAGTTGAACACAGACACCAACCACAGGTGTAACTCCTGCTCCACAAGAGCTTGTGGACTTGTCATTTCAGGAGACCCGGGATCACTGGTTCCACAGGGGGAAAATGTTTACCCCCAGCCCTCCATCTCCATTATGCCAGCAAATGGAGGCAAGTAAGAAGCTTCATGGATGGGgatagaagggaaaacaaaagacCCACAGGAGTGGAGAGAATTGCCAAATCCCTGACCTCATTGTAAGAAATTCACACTGCTGCCAGGAAGTGGGGAAAGTGATTGGCAAGACCTTCAGAGCCATCACCAGCTCTTCGGTCTGCCTTCAGAACTTCTGTTCCTCTGAAACTGCCAGGGTGGCTCTGGCCATGGAAGCAGCGCCTGGGGGAACGCAAGCTCCCACCTAGGTCAGTAGCAAGTGAAACCCTGCTATAACGCAATAATTGGAGTCCAAAAAATTTGATCGCGATAAATGCGGGGTCGCTTTATAGTGGGGTTACGAAAATTTACCATCTCAAGCTGGTCAATTTAGGTCTTGTAAAAAAAACAATGGTTATCCCAgcttattttaaacataaaagtcATAATTTAATTACATGTACATGAAAGAAACATGTGAAATGGACTATACTAATCATTGCGCAGAGTGCAAAGTCAATCTGGTTGCATGACTCCATAATTTTAAATGTCATCACTTCTTAAAAAAGCTATCTAGTGTGGTCTGCTTATTTGCCATGGACTGTTGGCTTCTAGCAAAGTCAAGAATGCTTCTGCGTTGGAGGATTTTGACGCTGTCTACATCTTGAGTTTCCAGCCACCTCAAACTGGCTACTAGGTGCTTTACTGCCTCGGACACTTTTGGTGGGGGAGTTGAGATGCCGTCATCGTCGTTGTTGTCATTAGCGCCACTGGTTGCAGGCTCTGGTGGTGCAGCTTCATTCTTCCTGCTGACATTTGCAACAATTTTGTCATCTGTGATGTGTTCATATTTGGGGCAGATGTCATCTGCTGAAAACCAGTTGAGGATATCATGATGACTGTGCTCATATTCTCTGAATGCTTCTTCGGCTAAATGTACGTCATCTTCAATAAATCTTGTAAATTCAGGTTCGTCGTCATTACCATCATCGTGTGTAGATGACAGAAAAGCTGGACCAAGACCCTTTATCCAGCATTGTTCAATGCAACGTGCAGAGATAACATCCCAGGCTTTCCCGCCGAGGTGACAGACTTCTTTCAAGTTGAGTGACGCCAGTGATGTGTCGACGGAGGAGTTATCATCCGCTACCATCCGCTTGATCATTTTGCAACAATAGTTTTGCTTAAATACTGATATGATGCCTTGGTCCAGTGGTTGGATTTCTAACGTAGTGTTCTTCAGGAGATAAGAGACTTTAATCTTGCCATCATGGCTGACAAGATTTTCCgctggagggtgggcagggcaatTATCCAGCAGGAGGAGAGCTTTTTGCTCCTGCTTGAGTTTTCACAAATGAGCCCTAATGGCTGGCACAAACATTTTACAGAACCAGTCTTCAAATACGGAGTGTTCATCCATGCTTTCTTGCTGATGGTGTATTCAAAGGGAAAGGCCTTCATATTAACATGATGAAAATATCTGGGAGACCTCGCTTTTCCGATCATCTGAGGTCTGACTTTGTGGCTGCCAGACCTGTTGATGCAAAACAAGAGAGTGACTCGGTCCTTCCTCTGCTTAAAGTCTTCTCGTTTGTGACTATCAGTCCTAGTTGGGAGGGTGTGATCGGGTAACATTTTAAAGCATAAACCAGTGTCGTCACAGTTGTAAACTTGATCGGCTGTGTAGCAACTTTCCTCCAGCAACTTTTTAAGCTCAATTGAGTAGGAATCGGCAGCCTCTTTATCAGCTGAGCAGATTTCCCCAGACACATGAACTTGGCTTATAGTGTGCCTTTTCTTGAATCTGTCCAGCCAGCCATTACTCACCTTAAATTTGGATTCATTTCCATTGATAAAGTGATCAAATTTCTCTGCTTGAGCTTTCAGAATAGGGCCAGAAATGGGAGCGAGCCTAGACAAACCATTGGTACAAGGCTGAATCTAGGCTTTTGTCATTAGCAAACTTGACCTTTTTACGCTGTAAACCAGTGTCCTCTTCAAGAATGCAGGGTAGGCTACagaacttttcttcttttttccaccCTCGCAGAGTGGACTTGCTAGTTCCTAGATCTTTAGCAGGCTGAGTTTTTTGTTTGCCCTTTTTTAGTTGATCCAGGGTATACAATTTCTCTTGGGCAGAAAACAACTTGCATTTGAGAACTGGTGTATCCATAAcggtaaaatatttttatgaaataaaatgaaatatacgAAATTAATAACAAGTTAATAGGCAAACACCATACACATGTACAACCTGGCAAGTGAGTGCAATGGGCCTGCAATGGCCACGAGTCACTTTATCctataagaccataagaatgcAGTTTATTTATAAATGTTGTAAATAAAGTATTCTGGCAAAACGTGAACAGTATTACGGCCTTAAGGGGGAGCCAATTTATGATTGCATTATATCCGAATTTGCTATTGCGTTATCGTGGGGTGCGTTATTGCGAGGTTTGACTGTATTATGCTaagttcaggttttatttgttacaggacgctagagctggcagcaaaatagtcaaagagggtaatttttttaaaaatgaaatttcacaaaggttttcatgattctttccctcccctcttcccattttttGTAACCAGAtccatgttttttgttcactaaagttattgtaattttatgtgtggaattaggaccacacattatcacagctgctgtgggtccattaaaggcccactcctgaagcccaaatacaaatccatagagcacaaccacagaaatgcacactggtccagatacctatataaataaatctgtagaaactgactCCCAACACCTACATGCAGATATACACGTGTATTCGTGTGTACCCATCTAGCATGCACTAACACATATACTTCCACATTATTTAATATTACAACTGttgtttagtgcctagagaccccaactaagatcagggctccaggaTGGTAGCTGCTggacatacacataaaaagagagatTCTGCAAAAAAGAGTCTATAATATAGCTAGACAAAGGTGTGGAGAAATGTATGATACATTGGCTTTTCTGCAATTACTAgtcaacaacattcactttttaaaaaataatgaatttcctTTAGAGTTcccatctcttttaaaaacttgttatgaaatgaatacatacatattttatgtcatcaatttttttgtgtgcaagccagcaaaaggaataaaagtcaaagagttaggctgcaaattttattcacacaggTATACACACATGTGGCAATACACACACCTCCCAACACAAAGACACACAGTTtcttacacacatacaatgcatgcatacacacacttgCCTACACAGAGCCACTTTTTCATACACTTTTCCAGGGGCTACCTAAACCACCCAGCcaagaagggaggagggtggaggagaaaagatggggaagaggggtggaagagagaggatggggagagaaagaagCCAAGGAcgagagcagggtggggatgagagggggcagtgaaggagcgagggggggtatgtggggtggatggggatgcagggagaGGCAGAAGGCAACAGGTGCATGAGGATGTGGGGGACACAGGGGTGTATAGGGACataatgggagtgcagcagtgtatggaggtgaatagagtgcagggctgtggggactgagggacatgggggtggcagctctgggaggtggagaggatgggtgggagagtACTGTAAGGGGTACATGGCTGGGATGAGTAGGTGTGGGGAGCAGGACAGGATGGGAcgagggagggggatgggtgtgcaggggggttgggatggggagggattcagtgagggggatgggggtgtaGCCCTATTCCCAGCACTCAGAGACAGGGAtacatatacagtaactcctcacttaacattgtagttgtgttcctgaaaaatgtgactttaagcgaaacgatgttaagcgaatccaatttctccataagaattaatgtaaagagGTGTCGGGGTTAGgtttcagggaaatttttttcaccagacaaaagaccatacacacacacacacacacacacacacacacacacacacacagtataagttttaaacaaacaatggaatactgtacacagcaatgatgattgtgaagcttggttgaggtggaggagtcagagggtaggatatttcccagggaatgccttactgctaaatgatgaactagcacttggctgaaccctcaagggttaacacattgttgttaatgtagcctcacactctacaaggcagcacgaatggagggaggggagacagcatggcagacagagagacacacactgtgtgtgtgagcaAGAAAGAGAGATgagcattgcccctttaagtaagctgacaccactctaagtacattgcctttttaagcagatcagcaagctgagaccacagctgctgccagcacgctccctccatcctgagccctgtcgtgtccccccaccccccgctctatagagatggggtacaggagtggagggcaggagcaggggaagaaactatcccccttcttccccctcctccctcccccctccgcacagcaagcaggaggctccctggagcagctccaaggcagagggaaggagcagcacagggcagtggggagagggacagctgaacggccggcaattgatagcctgctgggcggctgccacacagggaacttagaggagcagggagctgatggggggggctgccaggtccaccctggttccaagcctccaccagctcgctccaacggggtgctctttctgcaagcagtggacaaagcaggtggctgccaaacaactgttagaagggagcattgcacaactttaaacgagcatgttccctaattgtcTAGGGATTCCCTAATATgtcagcaacataacaacaaaacaatgttaattgagatgactttaagtgaggagttcctgtacccCTGTACCTCAAACTCCTGGGTGCCAGTGATGGGGTGACAGGCAGAATGTGGTTTGCCACAGGGCATGTGCCGCAGCTCAAGCCCAGCCACACGAGGAGGACGAGAAgaagagggctgggcagcagggggcCCCATGTAACCTCTCAACAGCCATCTGCTGAGCACTCGCGAGTCACGCTCGCGCTAATTCcttccctgccctgacccagccaacgggagctgcaccTGCAAGCGGAGGGTGGGGCAACATGCGAACCCCCCTGGCCACCCCTAAggctaggagccagacatgctggatgcttcctgaCCTGGGAGCCATGTGTCAGGGCAGCTAGCAGGGAGCGTGCCAGCCTCACTGCGTGGTGCGATGGTGCCACCAACGGGACAGGCaacggcccagtcagtggtgctgatcagagccaccaggatccctttttgatcgggtgttccggtcgaaaactggacacctggtaaCCCTATTAGTGTGTAGACTTAACCTCATGTATGACTATGTAAGATTGGGGCCTAACACTGAAAGCCTACACTCTGCTAATAAATATACATAAGTATTGACTTGTGATCCATTCCCATATGATGCAAATGTATTGTAGGTTCATCCAACATTTTCCCATATATGCATGATCTACACCTTCCATCACTTTTCAGCTGAGGGAGCTGCAGACAGGCTGCATCTCCAAATTACTAGTCTTGCATTCTCTATGTAACAAGGCTACAGCGAATGGCAGGATCACTCATTATCCTTAGCAAGCAGAGCCAGCTTCAAAACTCGGGCGATGGGTCAGCTGCATTAGTCACTGGAGATGGCGTTCTTGCCCACCCTTCACATGTATTTTGGACTCACAGAATTTTCACCAGCTGGTTCATGAAAAAAAGGCAGTAAATGTCCACCTAGGGAATGGAGGTGGCAAGGAGAGGAATGTTATGGAAGTGATCCTGTGGGTTGTAGGGTATGCTCTGTTCAGAGACATATATGCAATATTCAGAGACTGAAGAGTTTGTGCCAGAGAATTTAATTGTGTAATCCAGCCTAGAAAACTAATAATCTGCCAGAGTTTAGTGACTGGCAAGTAGATACAGGTAAGGGTTGAGCAATCCTGAGGTTAGCACTTCCAGATTTTTATCGAAGAAACAATCCTGTGTGTACCTCTAAAAGTGGGAGGAAAGTTGGTAAGAAATTAGGTCTTGAAATATACCTCACCCATTTTCAGTCCCCCACATAAAAACTTTCTTCAGCCCGTTCCCCCAACCACATACACGCCAGTCTTCAGGAGAGAGGGAGATGAAGGAGATCCATCAACATGCCATCCCCACATGACTTCCATCCCCAAACTAGCCTTAATTTCTCGCTCCCATCATTCCCCCCTTTGCCTTGTTTCCTTGGGAGACAGCAAGGTTAGATTCACAAGGAGGACTTAGGTGCTGGCAGGACGGATCCCTAGTTTGTGAATctctctggggcttaggcatgagtTAGCACCATGCTGCTGGTCAGTGTCAGGATTTAGGCAGCCATGTGCATGCCCAGCCACTGAAATTTAGACACCACAGGCACTTTAATGGTGGAAACTTAGGATACGTCTATGCAGCAAAAAGACCCATACCTTCAACAGCGAGTCTCAGGGCCTGGGTtagttgactcaggctcacactaTGGGAGTAAaactagctgtgtagatgtttaggctcaggctggagccttaTCTCTGAGACCTTCCCCCTTCAccaggtctcagagcccaagctccagcccaagccagggCATCTAtctggctatttttagccccatagcatgagcccaagtcaattaAGCTTGGCTTTGAGACTCGTGGCTGTGGACAGCTTTTTTGGGTTTAGACAGAGCCTTAAGCACTGatagggttaggtggcagctgagcagggggaTTGTGAATGCCAGTGGCTTTTAAATATTGGACGTATCATCTaaagtgggagttaggcatctggTGAATCCTACTCTCCTGGTGAATCCTACTCCTAGCACCCTTCTACTTGTCCTGCCTTCCAACAGCATCGAGGGCAGGCCAGAGAACTCTTACTGCCACTTTGGCAGGAGTGTTCCACCAGTGGCTGTGTTAACACCCCCTTCCAAAACCTTCTCTTTTTCAAATTCAGCCATCACTGTCTTGTTGTAACACCACACCCCTAGTTGACCATTGACAGTGAAGATTGTAATCCAGACCTGCCCGTATGGCTTGAGCTAAAAGACCTACCCTAGCCAAGGTTGTAACAGGCTCATCAACCTCTGTGTAGCCTAGTTACCACCACAGGGGGCAGATGCCACACTAAGCTGGGATAGGTTATGTTAATAAACACGGGGAGGTaggcggggagagggggatgattttcaaattgaaaaacatCCTGATGACAAAGTTCTTTACAGCTTGCTGCACAATTGTAGTTTAATTAGTGCGACAGAGCTATTATTTCCTGAGATCTTTCTGAATTTTGATCAGCTGTCTGAAAATACTAACACCGTGCACTGTCTGTTATGATGCTACTGAATAACACCAGTGTAATGAAAGCCATTATGAGATCATCACTTTCCTACCCTGTATCATCAGAACCTTCTGTGAACTTCGAAGCAACCTGGGGAAAGCAACATGTATCGCTTTGTAAATCCTCTTCTAAAGCACATTATCCACAGGAGTTCCTTTGACGCTGCTGCAAGGAAGCAGTGCCTGAAGTATTTAAAAGCACTTAGGACTCTGCAGTTTAATGGTCTCAACACCATCTTTTTAGGAGAAACTGATATTTCAGAATCTCTCATAACAGAGgaaaagatattgcaggaagACAGCCTGAATTGGCCAACATGGACACTTGTTCATGCTGCAAGCAGTCAAGGCTGGGTGCCTTGGAGATACAGAATATTGCTAAGAAATGAATTGCCCATGAAGCAGCATGAAGACATCTTTCAGGAATTCTGCGATTCTCTGAACAAGTTCTATGGGAAATGCATCATCATAGTGAGAGAGAAAAGGCAGACAAAAGAACCCACCGCTCAGGAGAAGATAACTCACCCCCAGGTCCCATCAGTCATTTACATGTCCAGCATTGAGTGCTGCCCTCAAATTGCTAAAGCCAATGGCCATGagcttctctctgtgcctctgccaTACAACTATCTCCACCCTATGGATGTAGCGTGGTCTTCTTTGAAGTGGTTTATTATCAACAACAGGAAGGAGTTTTGTCTGAGGTCCATTGAGAGAACTTACTCCTACAGGTGTATACTTTTCAGTGACTTGGTTGAGAAAGGACTAGAAAAGATGACTCCAAGCAAATGGAAGGTGGCGACGAACAAAGTGCGGAAATGGGAGAACTACTACCTTGATACATTTGCTTGAAGGTTTCCTCCTGCAAACATCAAATgctctttgatttaaaaataaataaaataaacgaCCAATTAGCCAGTATACCAGCTCTGTTGAGCCACTTTCCTCCTTAGAGGCCACCCTAAAACAGAAACATCAACAATGATATTAATAACAAACATCATGTTAATCTGAATTTTAATCTCTTTATGTGGTCCAGGAGTAGGGTGGTAAATGGTGTTTAAGTATTGGGATGGATAGACTTAATTCCCTTAATcacagagatgggcccaaaccaaaacccagaaTCCAAACAGCTTGATTTTTGGGACAAGTTCGGATGCTGATCTGGGTCTGAATTTTAtggctttcttctttccttcaccAAATCAAACCCCAGAGTTTGAGTTGGGTCCTGACCTGTATAtgaattttgcagctcaggcccatctctgacCCACTTGGGAGATCTACTAATGAATAAAGTACATCTGAGGTGGAAATGCCAATGTCTTTTATGCTTAACAGGGAAAACAAGCCAGAAGAATTCAAGTTACAGTTGACTTTAACATAAAACATAGGTATTGGCATACCACTTCAGACTAGTTATCTGATATTGGGcagtaccagatgtttcaaaggaagATACAAGAAACCC
Proteins encoded in this window:
- the C1H21orf140 gene encoding protein FAM243A, whose amino-acid sequence is MYRFVNPLLKHIIHRSSFDAAARKQCLKYLKALRTLQFNGLNTIFLGETDISESLITEEKILQEDSLNWPTWTLVHAASSQGWVPWRYRILLRNELPMKQHEDIFQEFCDSLNKFYGKCIIIVREKRQTKEPTAQEKITHPQVPSVIYMSSIECCPQIAKANGHELLSVPLPYNYLHPMDVAWSSLKWFIINNRKEFCLRSIERTYSYRCILFSDLVEKGLEKMTPSKWKVATNKVRKWENYYLDTFA